From Butyricimonas paravirosa, one genomic window encodes:
- a CDS encoding TonB-dependent receptor domain-containing protein translates to MSKVKEAVLAIFFTLFALSTFAQTGSVRGRIIDAKTKKPLEFVNVSIRATGTQTPLTGTVSDSTGVFRINRVKNGTYTLTASFIGYKSVEKEFTISPTARNVNVKNILLEEDSQVIDEIKVVGQRAQMRFEIDKKVFDVESNISQAGGSASELLENIPSVEVDNEGEISLRGNSSVTIWINGKASGLSADNQAQILEQIPAESIERIELITNPSAKFSPEGTSGIINIILKKNRKAGYYGSFQVGADILGGYNASGSINYSSGKIESYLNVGYRQRKSEGKDNTDRINLDDQGNPVSYLNQKGWNDRDGGSLFTRAGLTLHLTQTDHIGIEGFGHFGNRNSNNTIRYESDVPSSFTSSERISDSDNSSKGGNINLDYKHEFSESSNLVARASWDLWVSDGTSTYKQHSLYPENKETSSWQKQESDNRSQSWEFQADYVNQFTEESKLEAGYKGTLSSQKSPVETYSGETETTADFDELLYNKYSYDRNIQALYATFSTKVNNFGLQLGLRGEYTDTETKSLGYGETEATAIPYKDDYFSLFPSLFLSYSLPKNHEIQVNYTRRISRPRGWQLNPFMNMTDSLNISFGNPYLSPEYSNSFELNYIKTWEKHTLSVSTYYRNTDDVIQRIRYREGDVMKSTSANITQSSSAGAEIVAKNKLLKFLDFTTTLNFYYNELEGFSYLPAGADTPVTGERDDNFSWTGKIIANAMLPYAISLQATGSYNSKQIIAQGHREASYRLDLGARKFFFDRKINLSISVQDILNSRSWHSITSGNGFKQDSDSWRKGGVFRFTLSYNFGNMKASKQKQQRPSEEMNMMEEEF, encoded by the coding sequence ATGAGTAAAGTAAAAGAAGCTGTTTTAGCTATCTTCTTCACGTTGTTTGCCCTATCTACCTTTGCCCAAACGGGAAGTGTCAGGGGACGAATTATAGATGCTAAAACGAAGAAACCCTTAGAGTTTGTCAACGTGAGTATCCGGGCCACGGGAACTCAAACCCCGTTAACCGGAACAGTCAGTGATTCAACCGGAGTTTTCCGTATCAACCGAGTGAAGAACGGGACTTACACGCTCACCGCCTCGTTTATCGGTTACAAATCCGTGGAAAAAGAATTCACGATCTCACCGACCGCGAGAAACGTAAACGTGAAAAACATCCTTTTAGAAGAAGACAGTCAAGTGATTGACGAGATAAAGGTTGTCGGCCAACGAGCACAAATGAGATTCGAAATCGACAAAAAAGTCTTCGACGTGGAATCCAATATTTCTCAAGCCGGAGGATCAGCCAGCGAGCTACTTGAAAATATTCCCTCGGTGGAGGTAGACAACGAGGGTGAAATCTCTTTACGGGGAAACTCAAGTGTTACGATCTGGATCAATGGCAAGGCATCAGGCCTGTCCGCAGATAACCAAGCCCAAATACTAGAACAAATTCCTGCTGAAAGTATTGAGCGCATAGAATTGATCACGAACCCCTCGGCCAAATTCAGCCCGGAAGGGACTTCCGGAATCATCAACATTATTTTGAAGAAAAACCGGAAAGCCGGATATTACGGTAGTTTCCAAGTCGGGGCCGATATTTTAGGCGGGTATAATGCCAGCGGTAGTATCAATTACAGTAGTGGTAAGATTGAATCCTACCTTAACGTCGGGTACCGCCAAAGGAAATCGGAAGGTAAGGATAATACAGATCGTATTAATCTGGATGACCAAGGTAATCCGGTCTCCTACTTGAACCAGAAAGGCTGGAACGATCGGGATGGCGGTTCACTCTTCACTCGGGCAGGTCTAACACTACACCTCACCCAGACCGACCATATCGGAATTGAAGGATTCGGACATTTCGGGAACCGGAATTCCAACAACACCATTCGTTACGAAAGCGATGTCCCTAGCTCGTTCACCAGTAGCGAACGTATCAGCGATTCTGACAACTCCTCCAAAGGGGGCAACATCAACCTCGACTACAAGCATGAATTCAGCGAAAGCAGTAATCTCGTGGCTCGTGCTTCGTGGGATTTATGGGTTTCTGACGGGACCAGTACATACAAACAACATTCCCTCTACCCAGAAAATAAAGAAACCTCTTCCTGGCAAAAACAGGAAAGTGACAACCGTTCACAAAGCTGGGAATTTCAAGCAGACTACGTGAACCAATTCACGGAAGAAAGTAAGTTGGAGGCAGGTTATAAAGGTACGCTCAGCAGCCAAAAAAGTCCCGTGGAAACCTATTCCGGTGAAACGGAAACGACAGCCGATTTTGACGAGTTATTATATAACAAATACTCTTACGACCGAAATATCCAAGCCTTATACGCCACGTTCTCCACGAAAGTGAATAACTTCGGGTTGCAACTAGGCTTACGGGGAGAATACACGGACACGGAGACCAAATCACTGGGGTACGGAGAAACCGAGGCCACGGCCATTCCTTATAAAGACGACTATTTCAGTTTATTCCCCAGCCTGTTCCTCTCGTACAGTCTTCCGAAAAATCATGAAATACAGGTCAACTACACCCGACGAATTTCACGTCCCAGAGGCTGGCAATTGAACCCGTTTATGAACATGACCGATTCACTCAATATCTCGTTCGGAAATCCTTACCTTTCTCCGGAATATTCCAATTCCTTCGAGTTGAATTACATCAAGACTTGGGAAAAACACACGCTATCCGTCTCCACCTACTACCGGAACACGGACGACGTGATCCAACGTATTCGTTACCGGGAAGGAGATGTCATGAAAAGTACGTCGGCGAACATTACACAATCTTCTTCTGCCGGAGCCGAAATCGTGGCAAAAAACAAACTACTGAAATTCTTGGACTTTACAACAACCCTGAATTTCTATTATAACGAACTGGAAGGCTTTTCTTACCTCCCGGCAGGAGCAGACACCCCGGTTACAGGAGAACGGGACGATAACTTCTCCTGGACAGGTAAAATCATTGCCAATGCCATGCTACCGTACGCCATCTCGTTACAGGCTACCGGAAGCTACAACTCCAAACAGATTATTGCTCAAGGCCACCGGGAGGCAAGTTACCGCTTAGATCTGGGAGCCCGGAAGTTTTTCTTTGACCGGAAAATAAACCTTAGTATAAGCGTGCAGGACATTTTGAATTCCCGTAGTTGGCACAGCATCACTTCCGGTAACGGGTTTAAACAAGATAGTGATAGTTGGAGAAAAGGCGGGGTTTTCCGTTTCACGTTAAGCTACAACTTCGGAAACATGAAAGCTTCCAAGCAAAAGCAACAGCGCCCTTCGGAAGAGATGAACATGATGGAAGAAGAGTTTTAA
- a CDS encoding winged helix-turn-helix transcriptional regulator, with the protein MAVGRKIKKGREKIISLLLEDPMLSATAVATRIGISSKAVEKHFARLKADGILRRIGPDKGGRWEVIIKN; encoded by the coding sequence TTGGCCGTAGGGAGAAAAATAAAAAAAGGTAGGGAGAAAATTATTTCCTTGTTATTGGAAGATCCGATGTTGAGTGCCACGGCTGTTGCGACACGGATCGGGATTTCGTCGAAAGCGGTAGAAAAACATTTTGCCCGGCTCAAAGCTGACGGAATACTCCGCAGAATCGGGCCGGACAAAGGTGGACGTTGGGAAGTGATAATTAAAAATTAA
- the rplQ gene encoding 50S ribosomal protein L17, with product MRHNKKINHLGRTSSHRHALLSNMACSLILHKRIQTTLAKAKALKVYVEPLLTKAKNDTTHSRRTVFSYLRRKEVVAEMFGDVAQKIANRPGGYTRILKLGNRLGDNAEMCMIELVDYNTTYTEVKKEEAKKTTRRRRPSAKKEAAPAATEETQVAEAPATEEAPKAE from the coding sequence ATGAGACATAATAAGAAAATTAACCATTTAGGTAGAACTAGTTCTCACAGACATGCTCTACTTTCTAATATGGCTTGTTCTTTGATTCTTCACAAGAGAATCCAAACGACACTAGCTAAAGCTAAGGCCCTAAAGGTCTATGTTGAGCCGCTTTTGACGAAAGCCAAAAACGACACGACTCACTCTAGAAGAACCGTCTTCTCTTACCTTCGTCGCAAAGAAGTTGTTGCTGAAATGTTCGGTGACGTTGCACAAAAAATTGCTAATCGTCCGGGAGGATATACCCGTATTTTGAAATTGGGTAACCGTTTGGGGGATAACGCTGAAATGTGTATGATTGAGTTGGTGGATTATAACACGACTTATACTGAAGTGAAGAAAGAAGAGGCTAAGAAAACTACTCGTCGTAGAAGACCTTCTGCTAAGAAAGAGGCTGCTCCTGCCGCTACCGAGGAAACTCAGGTGGCTGAGGCTCCTGCTACGGAAGAAGCTCCGAAAGCTGAATAA
- a CDS encoding DNA-directed RNA polymerase subunit alpha, translating to MAILAFQKPDKVIMLESTDRFGKFEFRPLEPGYGITIGNPLRRILLSSLEGFAITGIKIQGVDHEFATIPGVIEDVTEIILNLKQVRLKRKVEDVENEKLTVTVSGQETFTAGDMNQFLKGFEVLNPELVICNMDTSTSLDMELTIQKGRGYVPASENMPVDAEIGVIPIDAIYTPIKNVKYEIENYRVEGKTDYERLVFDIETDGSINPTDALKEAAKILIHHFMLFSDEKITLETEDKYGNEEFDEEVLHMRQLLKTKLVDMDLSVRALNCLKSAEVETLGELVQFNKNDLLKFRNFGKKSLTELEALLENNNLEFGMDVAKYKLDKE from the coding sequence ATGGCAATATTAGCTTTCCAGAAACCGGACAAAGTAATCATGCTTGAATCAACGGATAGATTCGGTAAATTCGAATTCCGCCCGTTGGAGCCAGGTTACGGCATCACTATTGGTAATCCACTACGCAGAATCTTGTTGTCTTCTTTGGAAGGCTTTGCGATTACCGGTATTAAAATTCAAGGTGTAGATCATGAGTTTGCGACAATCCCTGGTGTCATTGAAGATGTAACCGAGATTATCTTGAACTTGAAACAGGTTCGGTTAAAAAGAAAAGTGGAGGACGTGGAGAATGAAAAGTTGACCGTTACCGTTTCTGGACAGGAGACGTTTACTGCCGGTGATATGAATCAATTCCTGAAAGGGTTTGAGGTTTTGAACCCGGAATTGGTAATCTGCAACATGGATACTTCCACGAGCCTAGACATGGAGTTGACCATTCAAAAAGGACGCGGTTATGTTCCTGCTTCAGAGAATATGCCTGTAGATGCCGAGATTGGTGTAATTCCTATCGATGCTATTTACACGCCGATTAAAAACGTGAAATACGAGATTGAGAACTACCGTGTAGAAGGAAAAACTGACTATGAACGTTTGGTTTTCGACATCGAGACTGATGGTTCTATCAATCCCACGGATGCGTTGAAAGAGGCTGCTAAAATCTTGATCCATCACTTCATGTTGTTCTCTGACGAGAAAATTACTCTTGAAACAGAGGATAAATATGGAAACGAAGAGTTTGATGAAGAGGTATTGCATATGCGTCAGCTGTTGAAGACGAAACTTGTGGACATGGATCTTTCCGTGCGTGCATTGAATTGTTTGAAGTCAGCTGAGGTTGAAACTTTGGGTGAGCTTGTTCAATTTAATAAGAACGACTTGTTGAAGTTTAGAAATTTCGGTAAGAAGTCTTTGACTGAGTTGGAAGCCCTTCTGGAGAACAATAACCTTGAATTCGGTATGGATGTTGCCAAGTATAAATTAGACAAAGAATAA
- the rpsD gene encoding 30S ribosomal protein S4, protein MARYTGPKSKIARKFGEPIFGPDKALEHRNYPPGQHGIAHRRKKISEYGTQLKEKQKAKYTYGLLERQFRILFERAESSKGVTGEVLLQLLECRLDNVVYRLGIAPTRAAARQFVSHRHITINGHVCNIPSCHVRPGDVVAVREKSKALEVINESLRGNRSSRYSWLEWDAAAMSGKLLNVPERADIPENIKEQLIVELYSK, encoded by the coding sequence ATGGCTAGATATACAGGACCTAAGTCTAAGATAGCAAGAAAATTTGGTGAGCCCATTTTTGGACCGGATAAAGCGTTAGAACATCGTAATTACCCTCCCGGACAACACGGTATTGCTCATCGTAGAAAGAAAATCTCTGAGTACGGTACTCAGTTGAAAGAAAAACAAAAAGCAAAATATACTTACGGTTTGTTGGAAAGACAATTCCGTATCTTATTCGAGAGAGCTGAAAGTAGTAAGGGAGTAACCGGTGAGGTATTACTTCAATTGTTGGAATGTCGTTTGGATAACGTGGTTTATCGTTTAGGAATCGCTCCTACCCGTGCGGCTGCCCGTCAGTTTGTTTCTCACAGACACATCACTATTAACGGTCACGTATGTAACATTCCTTCATGTCACGTTCGTCCGGGAGATGTTGTTGCTGTAAGAGAGAAATCTAAGGCACTGGAAGTGATTAACGAATCATTGAGAGGAAATAGAAGTAGCAGATACTCTTGGTTAGAGTGGGATGCTGCAGCTATGAGTGGTAAACTACTTAATGTTCCGGAAAGAGCAGATATTCCAGAGAACATTAAAGAGCAGTTAATCGTAGAGTTGTATTCTAAGTAG
- the rpsK gene encoding 30S ribosomal protein S11, producing MAKKSTSNKKRLVKVEAVGQAHVHSSFNNIIISLTNSSGQVISWSSAGKMGFRGSKKNTPYAAQTAATDCGKVAFDLGMRKVKVYVKGPGNGRESAIRAIHACGIEVAEIIDVTPLPHNGCRPPKRRRV from the coding sequence ATGGCAAAGAAGTCTACATCAAACAAGAAACGGCTAGTTAAAGTTGAAGCCGTGGGACAAGCACACGTTCATTCATCTTTTAATAACATCATTATCTCGTTGACTAATTCAAGTGGACAAGTCATCTCTTGGTCATCAGCAGGTAAGATGGGATTTAGAGGATCAAAGAAAAACACCCCTTATGCAGCCCAGACAGCAGCTACCGATTGTGGTAAAGTTGCTTTCGATTTGGGAATGAGAAAAGTTAAGGTATATGTCAAAGGACCGGGTAACGGTAGAGAATCAGCAATTCGTGCTATCCACGCTTGCGGAATCGAAGTTGCCGAGATCATTGATGTTACGCCACTTCCGCACAATGGATGTCGTCCTCCCAAACGGAGAAGAGTCTAA
- the rpsM gene encoding 30S ribosomal protein S13, translating into MARIVGVDLPSNKRGEIALTYIFGIGRSSARTILEKAGIDFDTKVKDWNDDQLAAVRNVINGGYKVEGELRTSVQMNIKRLMDIGCYRGIRHRIGLPVRGQSTKNNARTRKGKKKTVANKKKATK; encoded by the coding sequence ATGGCAAGAATCGTTGGTGTAGATTTGCCCTCAAACAAGAGAGGGGAGATAGCTCTGACCTATATCTTTGGTATAGGTAGAAGTAGTGCCAGGACCATATTAGAAAAGGCCGGCATCGATTTTGACACTAAGGTAAAGGATTGGAATGACGATCAACTAGCTGCTGTACGTAATGTCATCAATGGTGGGTACAAAGTAGAAGGAGAGTTGAGAACTTCAGTCCAAATGAACATCAAACGACTGATGGATATCGGTTGTTACAGAGGAATCAGACATCGTATCGGTCTTCCGGTAAGAGGACAAAGTACGAAGAACAATGCCCGTACGAGAAAGGGTAAAAAGAAAACTGTTGCTAACAAGAAGAAAGCAACTAAATAA
- the ykgO gene encoding type B 50S ribosomal protein L36 produces MKVRASVKKRSADCKIVRRKGVLYVICKKNPKFKQRQG; encoded by the coding sequence ATGAAGGTAAGAGCATCTGTTAAGAAGCGTAGTGCTGATTGCAAGATTGTAAGAAGAAAAGGCGTTTTGTACGTCATTTGCAAAAAGAACCCGAAGTTCAAACAACGTCAGGGTTGA
- the infA gene encoding translation initiation factor IF-1 — MAKQPSIEQDGVITEALSNAMFRVELENGHIITAHISGKMRMHYIKILPGDRVRVDMSPYDLTKGRITFRYKN; from the coding sequence ATGGCGAAACAGCCTTCGATAGAGCAAGATGGAGTAATAACGGAAGCATTGTCAAATGCTATGTTTCGTGTTGAACTGGAAAACGGGCATATTATAACAGCCCACATTTCGGGAAAGATGCGAATGCACTATATAAAGATACTTCCGGGAGATAGAGTGAGAGTGGATATGTCCCCTTACGATCTCACGAAAGGTAGGATAACATTTAGATATAAAAATTAA
- the map gene encoding type I methionyl aminopeptidase, which translates to MIFLKTQEEIELLRESNQLVGKTLGEVSKHIRPGISTLELDKIAEDFIRSNGGIPGFLGYGGFPNTLCISVNDEVVHGIPSSRRLEEGDVVSVDCGVVKNGFYGDSAYTFAVGEISDEVKKLLQVTKDSLYKGIEQAVAGMRIGDIGYAVQSYAEANGFSVVRELVGHGVGKNLHEEPQVPNYGRRGQGCKLKIGMVIAIEPMINMGARNVFQMADGWTIKTRDHLPAAHFEHTLAIRKGEADILSTFEYIETGNCKN; encoded by the coding sequence ATGATTTTTTTAAAGACACAGGAGGAGATTGAGTTATTGCGGGAAAGCAACCAATTAGTAGGAAAGACTCTGGGTGAGGTGTCCAAACACATTCGCCCGGGTATTTCGACTTTAGAGTTGGATAAGATCGCTGAGGATTTTATTCGTTCGAATGGTGGCATTCCCGGATTTCTCGGGTATGGAGGGTTCCCAAACACGCTTTGTATTTCAGTGAATGACGAAGTGGTTCATGGGATTCCGTCCTCTCGTCGTTTAGAGGAAGGTGATGTCGTATCCGTTGATTGCGGGGTTGTGAAGAATGGTTTTTATGGGGATAGCGCCTATACTTTTGCTGTCGGGGAGATTAGTGATGAAGTGAAAAAGCTTTTACAAGTGACAAAAGATAGCTTGTACAAAGGGATAGAACAGGCTGTTGCGGGAATGAGGATAGGAGATATTGGTTATGCCGTGCAGTCGTATGCCGAAGCGAATGGATTCTCTGTTGTCAGGGAACTGGTCGGTCATGGCGTGGGAAAGAACTTGCATGAAGAGCCTCAGGTGCCGAATTACGGACGAAGAGGACAGGGATGCAAATTGAAGATCGGAATGGTGATCGCTATTGAGCCCATGATTAATATGGGAGCCCGTAACGTTTTCCAGATGGCAGACGGATGGACAATAAAGACAAGAGATCATCTGCCCGCCGCACATTTCGAGCATACGTTGGCTATCAGAAAAGGTGAAGCTGATATTTTGTCAACATTTGAATATATAGAGACAGGAAATTGTAAAAATTGA
- the secY gene encoding preprotein translocase subunit SecY, which produces MKLFDTLKNIWKIEELKTRILTTLGLILVYRLGTEIVLPGIDPHGLQALKDQTSSGVLGLLDMFSGGAFSNASVFALGIMPYISASIVVQLLGIAVPYFQRLQKEGESGRRKINQITRYLTLVILVLQGSAYLTNLKAQVPAEAFVSTGFWQFQLPSIVIMAAGSMFVLWLGERITDKGIGNGVSIIIMIGIIARLPFAFFAELTSRVSQQGGGLVAFLIELIILFLVFCGSILLVQGTRKVPVQYAKRIVGNKQYGGVRQYIPLKINAAGVMPIIFAQAIMLLPISLINYANSESLSGFAAAFSNFTGFWYNFTFFIMIVAFTYFYTAITVNPMQMSEDMKKNGGFIPGVKPGRKTMEFLDTIMSRITLPGSIFLGIVAILPAFAQISGVNHQFAQFYGGTSLLILVGVVLDTLQQIESHLLMRHYDGLMKSGRIKGKNPGGPAAY; this is translated from the coding sequence ATGAAGTTATTTGATACATTAAAGAACATTTGGAAAATAGAAGAGCTCAAGACTAGGATTCTTACTACGCTTGGGCTTATTCTCGTTTACAGGTTAGGAACAGAGATCGTACTGCCGGGTATCGACCCTCATGGTTTGCAGGCTCTGAAAGATCAGACATCCAGCGGAGTATTAGGCTTGTTGGATATGTTCTCAGGAGGTGCATTCTCGAACGCGTCGGTATTTGCGTTAGGTATTATGCCCTACATCTCCGCATCCATCGTTGTGCAGTTATTGGGAATTGCGGTTCCTTATTTCCAGCGCTTACAGAAGGAAGGCGAGAGCGGTAGACGTAAGATTAACCAGATTACGCGGTACCTCACATTAGTTATCCTGGTATTACAAGGTTCGGCGTATCTTACAAACTTGAAAGCTCAGGTACCGGCAGAGGCTTTTGTATCTACTGGTTTTTGGCAATTCCAGCTCCCTTCCATCGTGATCATGGCTGCAGGTTCAATGTTTGTCCTGTGGTTGGGAGAGAGAATTACTGATAAGGGAATCGGTAACGGTGTGTCCATCATCATTATGATCGGTATCATCGCTCGTTTACCGTTCGCTTTCTTTGCAGAGTTAACTTCCAGAGTTTCTCAACAAGGAGGAGGTTTGGTAGCATTCTTGATCGAGTTGATCATATTATTCCTGGTATTCTGTGGGTCAATCCTGCTTGTACAGGGAACACGTAAAGTGCCTGTACAGTATGCCAAGAGAATCGTGGGTAACAAACAATACGGTGGCGTTCGTCAATACATTCCGTTGAAGATCAACGCAGCCGGAGTTATGCCTATCATCTTCGCTCAGGCTATCATGTTATTGCCTATTTCTTTGATAAACTATGCAAATTCGGAATCATTATCCGGTTTTGCTGCAGCGTTTTCAAACTTCACGGGATTCTGGTATAACTTCACGTTCTTTATCATGATTGTCGCGTTTACTTATTTCTACACGGCTATCACGGTGAATCCGATGCAAATGTCTGAGGATATGAAGAAGAATGGTGGATTTATTCCGGGTGTAAAACCGGGAAGAAAAACGATGGAGTTCCTCGATACCATTATGTCTAGAATCACACTTCCTGGATCTATATTCCTGGGAATTGTAGCAATTCTTCCGGCTTTCGCCCAGATCTCGGGTGTTAACCACCAGTTTGCTCAGTTCTATGGAGGTACGTCTTTGTTGATTTTGGTTGGTGTAGTGTTGGATACATTACAACAAATCGAATCACACTTGTTGATGCGTCACTATGACGGGTTGATGAAATCGGGACGTATTAAAGGTAAAAATCCTGGAGGACCTGCTGCATATTAA
- the rplO gene encoding 50S ribosomal protein L15, which yields MDLSSLKPAAGSTHREKRIGRGQGSGKGGTSTRGHKGAKSRSGYKSKIGFEGGQMPLQRRVPKFGFKNINRVEYKAINVGMLQALAERDNLTVIDRDVLIQAGLMSKNDLLKVLGDGALTAKLEVKADAFSAKAVAAIEAVGGTVVKL from the coding sequence ATGGATTTAAGTAGCTTAAAACCGGCTGCCGGATCAACTCACAGAGAAAAGAGAATTGGTCGTGGTCAAGGTTCCGGAAAAGGAGGTACTTCTACAAGAGGGCACAAGGGAGCCAAATCAAGATCAGGTTATAAATCTAAGATTGGTTTTGAAGGTGGGCAGATGCCTTTGCAGAGACGTGTACCGAAATTTGGCTTTAAAAATATAAACAGAGTAGAATATAAAGCTATCAATGTAGGGATGCTTCAGGCTCTGGCTGAAAGAGATAATCTTACCGTGATCGACCGGGATGTATTGATTCAAGCCGGGTTAATGTCTAAGAACGATCTTCTTAAGGTATTAGGTGACGGAGCGTTAACTGCTAAGCTTGAGGTGAAAGCTGATGCTTTCTCCGCTAAAGCGGTAGCCGCTATCGAGGCTGTTGGCGGAACAGTAGTTAAATTGTAA
- the rpmD gene encoding 50S ribosomal protein L30: protein MAKIKITLVRSRIGSDKRQIATLNALGLGKVNSSVEHETSPQIMGMVAKVQHLVRVEEVK from the coding sequence ATGGCAAAGATTAAAATTACATTGGTAAGAAGTAGAATTGGTAGTGATAAACGTCAAATTGCTACTTTGAACGCACTGGGCCTCGGAAAAGTGAACAGCAGTGTTGAACACGAAACTTCACCGCAAATCATGGGAATGGTTGCTAAAGTGCAACATCTCGTGCGCGTGGAGGAAGTAAAGTAA
- the rpsE gene encoding 30S ribosomal protein S5 encodes MEQKINSADLELKDRLVAINRVTKVTKGGRTFSFSAIVVVGDENGTVGYGLGKANEVTTAIAKGVEAAKKNLIKVPVLKGTLPHEQEAKYSGATVFMRPASSGTGLVAGGAMRAVLESAGVKDVLAKSKGSSNPHNLVKATFAALKLLRDPRMIAQQRGISLDKVFNG; translated from the coding sequence ATGGAACAGAAGATTAATAGTGCAGACTTGGAATTGAAAGACAGATTGGTGGCTATCAACCGTGTAACGAAAGTTACCAAGGGAGGTAGAACATTCAGTTTCTCTGCTATTGTGGTTGTAGGCGACGAAAACGGTACCGTGGGTTACGGGTTAGGTAAAGCTAACGAGGTAACTACTGCTATTGCAAAAGGCGTTGAGGCTGCGAAGAAAAATTTGATTAAAGTACCTGTATTGAAAGGAACTCTTCCTCACGAGCAAGAGGCTAAATATAGTGGTGCAACTGTATTCATGCGTCCCGCTTCTTCCGGTACCGGGCTGGTTGCCGGAGGTGCTATGCGTGCCGTGTTGGAAAGTGCAGGAGTGAAAGACGTGTTGGCAAAATCTAAAGGATCATCCAACCCTCACAACTTGGTAAAAGCAACTTTCGCTGCTTTGAAGTTATTGAGAGATCCTCGTATGATTGCACAACAGAGAGGAATTAGTCTTGACAAAGTGTTTAACGGATAA
- the rplR gene encoding 50S ribosomal protein L18 has protein sequence MALTKVERRIRIKRRIRKVIFGTAERPRLSVYRSNTQISAQLIDDNAGKTLVSASSLCKEIAEKKGNKTEQAQLLGAMLAEKAKAAGITAVVFDRNGYLYHGRVKALADAARNGGLNF, from the coding sequence ATGGCTTTAACTAAGGTAGAAAGAAGAATAAGAATAAAGAGAAGAATACGTAAAGTAATCTTCGGAACAGCTGAGAGACCCCGTTTGTCCGTATACCGTTCAAACACGCAAATTTCTGCTCAGTTGATTGATGATAACGCCGGAAAAACTCTGGTATCAGCATCTTCTTTATGCAAGGAGATCGCTGAAAAGAAAGGTAACAAGACAGAACAGGCCCAATTGTTGGGGGCTATGCTTGCTGAAAAGGCAAAAGCAGCCGGGATTACCGCTGTTGTGTTTGACAGAAACGGGTATTTATATCACGGAAGAGTGAAAGCATTAGCAGATGCTGCTCGTAACGGTGGTCTTAATTTTTAA
- the rplF gene encoding 50S ribosomal protein L6 produces MSRIGKLPIDIPQGVTVTVNPDNTVVVKGPKGELSQDVHADMIVKVEGAHVVVERPSEDKAHKAMHGLYRSLIHNMVVGVSEGYTIKQELVGVGYRANAEGQVLELGLGYSHGIFMVLPNEVKVSVLNEKRANPIITLESCDKQLIGQVAAKIRSFRKPEPYKGKGIKFVGEVLRRKAGKSAKV; encoded by the coding sequence ATGTCACGAATAGGAAAATTACCAATAGATATACCACAAGGGGTTACAGTTACTGTAAATCCTGATAACACGGTCGTAGTTAAAGGTCCTAAGGGAGAACTTTCTCAGGACGTACACGCAGATATGATCGTGAAAGTGGAAGGAGCTCACGTTGTTGTAGAGCGTCCGTCAGAAGATAAAGCTCATAAAGCCATGCACGGTTTATATCGTTCCTTGATTCACAACATGGTTGTAGGTGTTTCTGAAGGTTACACGATCAAACAAGAGTTGGTCGGAGTAGGTTACAGAGCAAACGCTGAAGGTCAGGTTCTTGAATTGGGATTAGGTTATTCACACGGAATCTTCATGGTGTTACCGAACGAAGTGAAAGTAAGTGTGCTTAATGAAAAACGTGCTAACCCGATTATCACGCTGGAAAGTTGCGATAAACAATTGATCGGTCAGGTAGCGGCTAAGATTCGTTCATTCCGTAAACCGGAGCCGTATAAAGGTAAAGGTATTAAATTTGTGGGTGAAGTTCTTCGTCGTAAGGCTGGTAAATCAGCTAAAGTTTAA